The following proteins come from a genomic window of Blastococcus sp. HT6-30:
- a CDS encoding TIGR03086 family metal-binding protein: protein MISPARSHEAADRPLSALLDAVPPAGWTRPSPCEGWTAADVVEHMIGTQRDFLTTHGVDLGEAPDVAADPAAAWREHATRVAEAVSDEAVAARAFDGFFGPTTVGAAFEQFYVWDMVVHRWDVARAVGADAGLTDEELDRIEAGADVFGPALHMDGICRPALDVPEDADRTRRILARLGRRA from the coding sequence ATGATTTCTCCCGCCAGGAGCCACGAGGCCGCCGACCGCCCCCTCTCCGCGCTGCTCGACGCCGTGCCCCCGGCCGGCTGGACCCGCCCCTCCCCGTGCGAGGGCTGGACCGCCGCCGACGTCGTCGAGCACATGATCGGGACGCAGCGGGACTTCCTCACCACGCACGGTGTCGACCTGGGCGAGGCACCCGACGTCGCCGCCGATCCGGCCGCCGCCTGGCGGGAGCACGCGACGCGGGTGGCCGAGGCGGTGTCCGACGAGGCCGTGGCCGCCCGCGCGTTCGACGGCTTCTTCGGCCCCACCACGGTCGGCGCGGCCTTCGAGCAGTTCTACGTCTGGGACATGGTCGTGCACCGCTGGGACGTCGCCCGCGCCGTCGGCGCCGACGCAGGCCTCACCGACGAGGAGCTGGACCGGATCGAGGCCGGCGCGGACGTCTTCGGTCCGGCGCTGCACATGGACGGGATCTGCCGCCCCGCCCTGGACGTGCCCGAGGACGCCGACCGGACGAGGCGGATCCTGGCCCGGCTCGGCCGGCGGGCCTGA
- a CDS encoding helix-turn-helix transcriptional regulator encodes MTREARRKELGTFLRNRRLALSRQDFGLPSPARARGTGLRREEVSAFAGVSVTWYTWLEQGRDINPSRQVLEALGRVLRLTASETAYLLSLGGYASRPPDEDARVHDVAPPHIQRLLDSLAFPAFAVAADWTIVGWNAPYAALYSRITTLDPADRNLLWVVFTDPHLRDMLPDWAHASRHFVAEFRAESGARLGSSAHSALIARLAEASAEFREQWADLTVEGFTSRRRRFVHPTAGVLDFEHHRLVPSDHPDLHIVAYVPERGSGTAAWVAGLAS; translated from the coding sequence ATGACGAGGGAGGCCCGGCGCAAGGAGCTCGGCACCTTCCTGCGCAACCGGCGGCTCGCCCTGTCACGGCAGGACTTCGGGCTGCCGAGCCCGGCGCGGGCGCGGGGCACGGGCCTGCGCCGGGAGGAGGTCTCGGCCTTCGCCGGGGTGAGCGTCACCTGGTACACGTGGCTGGAGCAGGGGCGGGACATCAACCCGTCCCGGCAGGTCCTCGAGGCGCTCGGCCGGGTGCTGCGCCTGACGGCGTCGGAGACGGCCTACCTGCTTTCTCTCGGCGGCTACGCATCCCGGCCGCCGGACGAGGACGCGCGCGTTCACGACGTCGCCCCGCCGCACATCCAGCGGCTGCTCGACAGCCTGGCCTTCCCCGCCTTCGCGGTGGCCGCGGACTGGACCATCGTCGGCTGGAACGCCCCGTACGCCGCCCTCTACTCGCGGATCACCACCCTGGACCCGGCCGACCGGAACCTGCTGTGGGTGGTCTTCACCGATCCGCACCTGCGCGACATGCTGCCCGACTGGGCGCACGCCAGCCGGCACTTCGTGGCCGAGTTCCGCGCCGAGTCCGGCGCCCGGCTGGGGTCGAGCGCCCACTCGGCGCTGATCGCCCGCCTGGCCGAGGCCAGCGCGGAGTTCCGCGAGCAGTGGGCCGACCTGACCGTCGAGGGCTTCACCTCGCGCCGCCGCAGGTTCGTGCACCCGACGGCCGGCGTGCTGGACTTCGAGCACCACCGGCTGGTGCCCTCGGACCACCCGGACCTGCACATCGTCGCCTACGTCCCCGAGCGCGGCAGCGGGACCGCGGCCTGGGTCGCGGGCCTCGCGAGCTAG
- a CDS encoding nitroreductase family protein, with product MEFADVVRRRRMVRDYDPDRPVPPEVRDRLLEHAVRAPSAGFSQGWAFLVLETDEERDRFWSATTGDGAPDRWLTRMRRAPLLIVPLANKSAYLDRYAEPDKGWTDRDEARWPVPYWDVDAGMASLLMLLTAVDEGLGACFFGVPAERVDDFRAAFGVPGEYRPVGCVSVGYPGADDRRSPSLRRGRRGVDEVVHRGRW from the coding sequence GTGGAGTTCGCCGACGTCGTCCGCCGTCGCCGCATGGTGCGCGACTACGACCCCGACCGGCCGGTGCCGCCCGAGGTGCGCGACAGGTTGCTCGAGCACGCCGTCCGGGCGCCGTCGGCCGGTTTCAGCCAGGGCTGGGCGTTCCTGGTGCTGGAGACGGACGAGGAGCGCGACCGCTTCTGGTCGGCCACGACCGGGGACGGTGCGCCCGACCGGTGGCTCACCCGCATGCGCCGGGCGCCGCTGCTCATCGTGCCGCTGGCCAACAAGAGCGCCTACCTCGACCGCTACGCCGAGCCGGACAAGGGCTGGACCGACCGCGACGAGGCCCGGTGGCCGGTGCCGTACTGGGACGTCGACGCCGGGATGGCGAGCCTGCTGATGCTGCTCACCGCGGTGGACGAGGGGCTGGGCGCCTGTTTCTTCGGCGTCCCCGCCGAGCGGGTGGACGACTTCCGCGCGGCCTTCGGGGTGCCCGGGGAGTACCGCCCGGTCGGCTGCGTGTCGGTCGGCTACCCGGGTGCCGACGACCGCCGGTCGCCGTCGCTGCGGCGGGGACGGCGCGGCGTCGACGAGGTGGTGCACCGCGGCCGCTGGTGA
- the priA gene encoding bifunctional 1-(5-phosphoribosyl)-5-((5-phosphoribosylamino)methylideneamino)imidazole-4-carboxamide isomerase/phosphoribosylanthranilate isomerase PriA, translating to MPKLQLLPAVDVADGQAVRLVQGEAGSETSYGDPLEAAMQWQRDGAEWVHLVDLDAAFGRGSNRELLARVVGELDVDVELSGGIRDDESLAAALATGCRRVNLGTAALESPEWCARAIAEHGDRIAVGLDVRGTRLAARGWTKEGGELYETLARLDAEGCARYVVTDITKDGTLKGPNLDLLREVCAATPRPVVASGGVSSLDDIRALAGLAAIGVEGAIVGKALYAGQFTLPEALRLTEELA from the coding sequence GTGCCGAAGCTGCAGCTGCTCCCCGCCGTCGACGTCGCCGACGGCCAGGCCGTCCGTCTCGTGCAGGGGGAGGCCGGGAGCGAGACCTCCTACGGCGACCCCCTCGAGGCCGCGATGCAGTGGCAGCGCGACGGCGCCGAGTGGGTGCACCTCGTCGACCTCGACGCCGCCTTCGGCCGCGGCAGCAACCGGGAGCTGCTCGCCCGCGTCGTCGGCGAGCTCGACGTCGACGTCGAGCTGTCCGGCGGCATCCGGGACGACGAGTCGCTGGCCGCCGCCCTGGCCACCGGCTGCCGCCGGGTGAACCTCGGCACCGCCGCGCTCGAGTCGCCGGAGTGGTGTGCCCGGGCCATCGCCGAGCACGGCGACCGGATCGCCGTCGGCCTCGACGTCCGCGGCACCCGGCTGGCCGCCCGCGGCTGGACCAAGGAGGGCGGTGAGCTCTACGAGACCCTCGCCCGCCTCGACGCGGAGGGCTGCGCCCGCTACGTGGTCACCGACATCACCAAGGACGGCACGCTCAAGGGCCCGAACCTCGACCTGCTGCGCGAGGTCTGCGCCGCCACCCCGCGCCCGGTCGTCGCCTCGGGCGGCGTGAGCTCCCTCGACGACATCCGCGCGCTCGCGGGCCTCGCCGCGATCGGGGTGGAGGGGGCCATCGTCGGCAAGGCGCTCTACGCCGGTCAGTTCACCCTGCCGGAGGCGCTGCGGCTCACGGAGGAACTGGCATGA
- a CDS encoding RidA family protein → MTVLNLGSANPWEPVVGYSRIVVRGDTAWVSGTTATVDGSVVHPGDAAAQTRQILTTIGTSLQRAGFSLADVVRTRVYVTDIGRWEEVGRAHGEAFGDIRPAATMVEVSALIDPALLVEIEADAVRGVPA, encoded by the coding sequence ATGACGGTGCTCAACCTGGGTTCGGCCAACCCCTGGGAGCCGGTGGTCGGCTACAGCCGGATCGTCGTCCGCGGCGACACGGCCTGGGTCAGCGGCACCACGGCCACCGTCGACGGTTCCGTCGTGCACCCCGGCGACGCCGCCGCGCAGACCCGCCAGATCCTCACCACCATCGGGACGTCGCTTCAGCGGGCCGGGTTCAGCCTCGCCGACGTCGTCCGGACCCGGGTGTACGTCACCGACATCGGCCGCTGGGAGGAGGTCGGCCGGGCCCACGGCGAGGCCTTCGGCGACATCCGGCCGGCGGCGACGATGGTCGAGGTGTCGGCGCTGATCGACCCGGCGCTGCTGGTGGAGATCGAGGCGGACGCCGTGCGCGGGGTGCCGGCGTGA
- a CDS encoding helix-turn-helix domain-containing protein — protein sequence MKPDSPGAPAAMDHVERAHLKDPGDASHVIHRYAAEPEFDGLLQRFWIPVWSVPSGREAPQRVLQYPVALVVVASGYARFYGVVSGLSTTMLSGTGWAVGVMCAPAAGALLAGGPMSDFTDRHVDVADVLGAAGEELTARVRAAMARDPNSRDAHAAAMAAFGDALRPFLPVDDEGLLVNEVVAFVEGDREVVRVAQVCERFGLSERVLQRLVHRRLGLTPKWLIQRRRLQEAAERLRGNPASIGQVAAVLGYADQSHFTRDFARVTAMTPGRFAARHATGS from the coding sequence ATGAAACCCGACAGCCCCGGGGCGCCGGCCGCGATGGACCACGTCGAGCGCGCGCACCTCAAGGACCCCGGAGACGCCTCGCACGTCATCCACCGGTATGCCGCCGAGCCGGAGTTCGACGGGCTGCTGCAGCGGTTCTGGATCCCGGTCTGGTCGGTGCCTTCGGGCCGGGAGGCACCGCAGCGGGTCCTGCAGTACCCGGTGGCGCTGGTGGTGGTCGCCTCCGGCTACGCCCGGTTCTACGGCGTGGTCTCCGGGCTGTCCACGACGATGCTGAGCGGCACCGGGTGGGCCGTCGGGGTCATGTGCGCGCCGGCGGCGGGCGCGCTGCTCGCCGGCGGGCCGATGAGCGACTTCACCGACCGGCACGTGGACGTCGCCGACGTCCTGGGTGCCGCCGGCGAGGAGCTGACCGCACGGGTCCGCGCCGCGATGGCGCGGGATCCGAACTCCCGGGACGCGCACGCCGCGGCGATGGCCGCGTTCGGCGACGCGCTGCGGCCGTTCCTGCCGGTCGACGACGAGGGCCTGCTCGTCAACGAGGTGGTCGCCTTCGTGGAGGGCGACCGGGAGGTCGTCCGCGTCGCGCAGGTGTGCGAGCGCTTCGGGCTGTCGGAGCGGGTGCTGCAGCGGCTCGTGCACCGCCGCCTGGGGCTGACCCCGAAGTGGCTCATCCAGCGCCGCCGGCTGCAGGAGGCGGCCGAGCGGCTGCGCGGGAACCCGGCGAGCATCGGCCAGGTGGCGGCCGTGCTCGGCTACGCCGACCAGTCTCACTTCACCCGTGACTTCGCCCGCGTGACCGCGATGACCCCCGGCCGGTTCGCCGCCCGGCACGCGACCGGGAGCTGA
- a CDS encoding response regulator transcription factor, translated as MSRVLIAEDEPRIAAFVEKGLRANGFVTAVVGDGLSALDRARSGDFDLVVLDIGLPVLDGFAVLRALRAERCAVPVIVLTARDSVQDTVAGLEGGADDYMPKPFRFEELLARVRLRLAGARETEVTVLTVGELSLDLRTRRADVAGRTVDLSAREFALAETFLRHPGQVLAREQLLSHVWGYDFDPGSNVVDVYVRYLRKKLGADRIETVRGMGYRLTSA; from the coding sequence GTGAGCCGAGTCCTGATCGCCGAGGACGAGCCGCGGATCGCCGCGTTCGTCGAGAAGGGCCTCCGGGCCAACGGCTTCGTCACCGCCGTGGTCGGCGACGGGCTGTCCGCGCTCGACCGCGCCCGCAGCGGCGACTTCGACCTGGTGGTGCTGGACATCGGGCTGCCCGTCCTCGACGGGTTCGCGGTGCTGCGGGCGCTGCGGGCCGAGCGCTGCGCCGTGCCGGTGATCGTGCTGACGGCGCGGGACAGCGTCCAGGACACCGTCGCCGGGCTGGAGGGCGGGGCCGACGACTACATGCCCAAGCCCTTCCGCTTCGAGGAGCTCCTCGCCCGCGTGCGGCTGCGGCTGGCCGGCGCCCGCGAGACCGAGGTGACCGTGCTGACCGTCGGGGAGCTCTCGCTCGACCTGCGGACCCGCCGGGCCGACGTCGCCGGGCGCACCGTCGACCTGTCCGCCCGGGAGTTCGCCCTGGCCGAGACCTTCCTGCGCCACCCGGGTCAGGTCCTGGCCCGCGAGCAGCTGCTCAGCCACGTGTGGGGCTACGACTTCGACCCGGGGTCCAACGTCGTCGACGTGTACGTGCGCTACCTCCGCAAGAAGCTCGGGGCCGACCGCATCGAGACCGTGCGCGGCATGGGGTACCGCCTGACGTCGGCCTGA
- a CDS encoding phosphotransferase: METAPLGPARVPPSWPPSLQLLLGEPAAELWSAVLGPLSGRLRSLTPATVTLRPDGTATVRHTAVVDWADGRATREHLAATTGTAVPPGAAVVEGEVEGAPVTVGLWRWPLDPALPGLGWATSAAGVAERLGSIGIDVGAPQLRLRAYRPGRRAVVEVSSPHGRWFLKVVRPTAAADLVARHATLGAAVPVPPVLASTGDGVVVLPGLAGTPMRTALTGDPAQLPDPTALDALLDRLPAVDGSGRRRGSDPSARVRSHATVVGAVCPVLAPRLERLTAAVAAGAGDHPVVPVHGDFYESQLLVEGGRVVGLLDVDTAGPGARIDDWATLVAHLALLEGLLPDPAPVAAYRERVLTFLGARWPDGELRARVAGVLVGLATGPFRVQQPDWGAATEARVALAEEWAGLR, from the coding sequence GTGGAGACCGCCCCCCTCGGCCCGGCCCGGGTGCCGCCGTCGTGGCCGCCTTCCCTGCAGCTCCTCCTCGGCGAGCCGGCCGCGGAGCTCTGGTCCGCGGTGCTCGGCCCGCTCTCCGGCCGGCTGCGCAGCCTCACGCCGGCCACGGTGACGCTGCGCCCGGACGGCACGGCGACCGTCCGCCACACCGCGGTCGTCGACTGGGCCGACGGGCGGGCCACCCGCGAACACCTCGCGGCGACCACCGGGACCGCCGTCCCGCCGGGGGCCGCCGTCGTCGAGGGCGAGGTCGAGGGCGCGCCGGTCACCGTGGGGCTCTGGCGCTGGCCGCTGGACCCGGCACTGCCCGGGCTGGGCTGGGCCACCTCGGCGGCCGGCGTCGCGGAGCGGCTGGGCTCGATCGGCATCGACGTCGGCGCACCGCAGCTGCGGTTGCGCGCGTACCGGCCGGGCCGGCGCGCGGTGGTGGAGGTGAGCTCGCCCCACGGCCGCTGGTTCCTGAAGGTCGTGCGCCCGACGGCGGCCGCGGACCTCGTGGCCCGGCACGCCACCCTCGGGGCGGCGGTGCCGGTGCCGCCCGTGCTGGCGAGCACCGGCGACGGCGTCGTCGTGCTGCCCGGCCTTGCAGGCACGCCGATGCGGACGGCCCTGACCGGGGACCCGGCCCAGCTGCCCGACCCGACGGCCCTCGACGCCCTGCTCGACCGACTTCCCGCGGTGGACGGCTCGGGCCGGCGGCGGGGTTCCGACCCGTCGGCGCGGGTGCGGTCGCACGCCACCGTGGTGGGCGCGGTGTGCCCGGTCCTGGCTCCGCGCCTGGAGCGGCTCACGGCAGCGGTGGCCGCGGGCGCCGGCGACCACCCCGTCGTCCCGGTGCACGGGGACTTCTACGAGTCCCAGCTGCTCGTCGAGGGGGGCCGGGTGGTGGGGCTGCTCGACGTGGACACCGCCGGGCCTGGGGCGCGGATCGACGACTGGGCGACCCTCGTCGCCCACCTGGCCCTGCTGGAGGGGCTGCTGCCCGACCCCGCGCCGGTCGCGGCCTACCGGGAACGGGTGCTCACGTTCCTCGGCGCGCGCTGGCCCGACGGCGAGCTGCGGGCCCGGGTGGCCGGGGTCCTCGTGGGGCTGGCGACCGGGCCGTTCCGCGTGCAGCAGCCGGACTGGGGTGCCGCGACCGAGGCGCGGGTGGCGCTGGCGGAGGAGTGGGCCGGGCTCAGGTGA
- the hisF gene encoding imidazole glycerol phosphate synthase subunit HisF, translating into MSLAVRVIPCLDVDAGRVVKGVNFVDLRDAGDPVEMARVYDAEGADELTFLDITASSGDRATTYDVVSRTAESVFIPLTVGGGVRSPDDVDRLLRAGADKVAVNTAAVARPELIAEIADRFGNQVLVLSLDARRCRDGAETESGFEITTHGGRRGTGQDAVEWCIRAAQLGAGEILLNSMDADGTRAGFDTDLISQVRREVSVPLIASGGAGASEHFPPAVEAGADAVLAASVFHFGVLRIGDVKGALAAAGLPVRAEADHPLG; encoded by the coding sequence GTGAGCCTCGCGGTCCGCGTCATCCCGTGCCTGGACGTCGACGCCGGCCGGGTGGTGAAGGGCGTCAACTTCGTCGACCTCCGCGACGCCGGCGACCCGGTGGAGATGGCCCGGGTCTACGACGCCGAGGGGGCCGACGAGCTCACCTTCCTCGACATCACCGCCAGCTCCGGCGACCGCGCGACCACCTACGACGTGGTGAGCCGGACGGCGGAGAGCGTCTTCATCCCCCTGACCGTCGGCGGCGGCGTGCGCAGCCCCGACGACGTCGACCGGCTGCTGCGGGCGGGCGCGGACAAGGTCGCCGTCAACACCGCCGCGGTGGCCCGGCCGGAGCTGATCGCCGAGATCGCCGACCGGTTCGGCAACCAGGTGCTGGTGCTCTCTCTCGACGCCCGCCGCTGCCGGGACGGCGCGGAGACCGAGTCCGGCTTCGAGATCACCACGCACGGCGGGCGCCGCGGCACCGGCCAGGACGCCGTCGAGTGGTGCATCCGGGCTGCGCAGCTGGGGGCGGGGGAGATCCTGCTCAACTCCATGGACGCCGACGGCACCCGGGCGGGGTTCGACACCGACCTGATCTCCCAGGTGCGCCGCGAGGTCTCCGTGCCGCTGATCGCCAGCGGGGGAGCGGGCGCCTCCGAGCACTTCCCGCCCGCCGTCGAGGCCGGTGCCGACGCGGTGCTGGCCGCCAGCGTCTTCCACTTCGGCGTGCTGCGGATCGGCGACGTGAAGGGCGCGCTTGCCGCCGCCGGGCTACCGGTGCGCGCCGAGGCCGACCACCCGCTCGGCTAG